In Sesamum indicum cultivar Zhongzhi No. 13 linkage group LG8, S_indicum_v1.0, whole genome shotgun sequence, the sequence ACAAATGGCATCATCTTCCGTAGACGAGCACGCATTTTATAACGTTCCAAAGCTGATAAATATACAGTATAAGTACGTATGCAATGTAATAACATCATTCAATACATTCTTATATATTGAACCACCTTAgagtattttttaatctctATGCActtatatttactaatttgaCTGTTAAAATGGTTGAATTGGGGTGACCCAATACCTCTAATATCAAGATACATTTCCCCTATAATGATTGGATTGTTAGACCATCTTTGAAGCAACAAATCTAATCTTTTATTACAATCTCTATGaaagaaattcatcaattAATGGTCTTTTCCTACCTTTTATTctacaaaaaggaaaagaaaaagtctccaaatataaaaaagattatctcCCACAAATTTCATCACCCTTTGTTAAAAGTTTTTGACCAAGTGACGAAATCTAGTTTCTTGATAGACTCTGGGTCTAGACTTTAATAGGACCTCATGTTTTAAtctactttttcatttttgtttttacttaaAAGAGCAGTGGAAAAGCGCACTTTTTCTTCTACAAGTGCGAGttctattatatttgaatCGCATATTCCACGACTAATTGGTCTTGGGCATTGCTTAAACAACTAGATTTTTAGCTCCAACTTGCATGGATTATGGCGACGGATTGATGAACTGGCAACGGTTGgaaagaaattgatttttttctattattgatcatatttaatctttaatatcatttaaaatttacacgtcaagcatataaatttttttataaataaaataaataatataataattgtacaTAAAATGCATATAGAATAAAAGAtgtaatatgatttaaaataaaaaattccgAAAAGATTCACATGCCATCTTCTTGGAGTTGCTGACAGTGAAGAACTAGTCTTCGTGCATtagaaattagaatttcaagaactccactgctaatattttataattagaaatacatatatatatatatatacatttagaaaaaaagtacaaaatttgtcattattaatattttataagttttattattttattctatttgaatatttaaagaatttattttattatatatatacttttaaattatgttttaagaactataagttttataaagattgttaaataaatatatagagtAAGACGGTCTAAGATGCATGAattgggtaattaaaatattaaaaaattggaacGTAAAAGATCCCCTTTTCTTCGTcccatttatttataaagaaacaCGAAAAGGAGAAGAGATGGAGCCGTCAGCCGTGGATTGGGTGCAAATCCCGTCCTTTTGAtgtgaaagaaatataattagagACGGATGACCCATTCATCTTCTTCCTATTAAAGatcaattacaattttgatccttttttattaaaaaagaaagaagaaattattacattattttttttaataaaatttcatataattatatataaatctctTGTGATTTTACGAAATCATATTTACTATTCGTGACATTTGATTCTACttaacaaatagatccattcagaaattacatctagtataTCTGaccaaattactcttataagGGTGAAAATATAGTTCTTCATGTATACGAAAAAGATTTGATTGGCCTGCAAGAAGTCAGTAGCAAATCAATtgaggtaaatatgaattttcattcatgttAGACAGAATTAAACGTTGGAgatattaaatagaatttttagaattatagaaaattacatatatcatatatcagaaagacaaaataattattcctaaagaaaaaaaaaaaaagtattgtCCAGTTGAGGCACAAATCTGCATCACAAAATCCCCCTGTCTTTCAAAAAGTCATGCTCGTATCTCATCAAAATCTGCATCACAAAATACCCCTGTCTTTCAAAAAGTCATGCTCGTATCTCATCATTATTCCCTATTCTAACCTGGTTATAACGCAATCTTTGAATATCTTTGTAGGGGCAAATTaggaaattcaaaaaattgatattaaattttatttttatctaaaaaaataaatagttaataacttattttatcaccaaattataaatcttttcatgaaatttttttgtgatttattgtactcatttattagttaactttgagtaaaattcaaaaaatttaactcattaatcatatttaactttattataaataaaaaatattttttcaattaaaaactttttaattaaacttaaaatacaaaaattactagaaaaaaaaaaagaaattctttgaactatatatatataatataaggagaatatttgtgtaaaaatttaattatgagggtaagtattacatttattagtttatggGGATAATTGTTACATACTGAATAATTCAAAGGgggcaaaatatattttacccttaaaaatatacaaacgCTTAATTATTTGGTTCAGATCCGAGAATTGTGACCCAAGAATCACCCTTTAGACCCATTTATAAGTTCAAAACTCGTCCCAAACATAATTTACAAGAAGTtagtaatgataatttttataattaatataataaaataaaaaatatatttccaaattctaaaaataattttttaagaagatatttccaaaatctaaaaataatttcttaaggagattataaattcatcttttatcaaacacttaaaaaaattatactctttcaaatatttcatcaaatatttttataaagttgataaatttaatcaaaaataaTGTTGGAACagaatatttatgatttataattgaaaaaaaaaaattccaaagaGAGCCTCTCTTAGTAGCGTTGATAGGGCTAAAGCCTAAACCTATTCGTTCAGATTCTTGTATCCGAATTTCGAttcgaatttttaaaattaaataccgAATTATCTGATATTCCTTCCACAGGTAGGAATGGTAACATACACACGTgtgtatgattttattttataaataaaacttatatttattcaaaaaaaaaaaaaaaaacatacacaCGTGTGCGGGATGTGTATTATTGCAACCATTGACAAGATTGTGTGCCCTACGCACTTGTAATAAGTTGTTGAAAATATGTCTGCTTGCTTATACCAAATGGGCTCTACGCTTCTTCCCTAAAATCACGACTTTGCCTCGGTAGTAATTACAGTAGAATTTCAGGCCCAAAATTTTTCCTTTGACAAAGATCGATAATTATACGATTACATTAATAGATTTGAATAGCtgaataatatatcaatataactaaaaataatgaaataaattacattaaatttacataaagtCGGAAATAACACTGAATACATCTCGTACTTATTTATAAGACCAGTGATTGTATACCGTATTAGATTCAGATCAAGTTTTGGGTTCAAATCTCATCGacacttatttataaaaattacaaaaagaatttcatgTGCAAGATTTAtcggaaaaaaatatattaattgataatgaaggggtataagggtaattttggTTGTCTTAACTAGTGGATGCAGTTACATCACTATTTAGAAAGTTCAAGGAGCAAACATCGGAAGAAATCGGTCTTACAATTATGAGAATTGTGAGTTTGAACTCAACGAATgtgaatgtatttttttatttatttttaatatatttattgcattaaaaatatcgatgtattgaatttataattaaatatactaaattaaaaaagaaaaaggaaggaaTTCAAATCTTGCAGCATTTAGAGTGTCGTTTTTGTGtcaaacatattattttattatattattgttatttttccgATGAGAAAACaagcaaaattttattttaaaatgggAAGTCAGAGATGATTTGAGCTAAATATGAAGAAGCAAACATGTGGGGTGGAATTGTTCCACGTTTAAGATAAAATCTTTGAGGGATGAAATAAGAGAAAATGTGTATTTCTTAAGCCATCCAGAAGGTTCCTTAATAGTTATCCTCAATCAAATCTAATTTGGACAAGCGAGAAAGTCAAAACGAGGTAAGTTAGTCAACTACGTTAAACAAATGGTTTTCATATGGAAAACCTCAACCATTAAGGTTAAAGACATTAGTTAATGATAGgaagaattgcatttttagtcccacttaatagataatattatacttttggtcccatagtTCATAGACTTAgaatttttggtctcataaattttaaaaaattataatatttgaaacaaAAGTACTACAACGGTTTATTCTATGAGCCCAAATACGCCACAATTTCTATTTAtgaaatgaaatcaaatatattaaacctataaattatacatctaaaagtttaataattatgtgtCAGGtgagaccaaaaatacaatttttttgttaataatgcCTAGCCAAGTTGTGTGAAATGATAGACGTGGCTCAGCTGCTGGCATTCCAACATCGTGGCGCCGCGTCGGTTTTTCATTagtcaattttcaattatagtGACCAGCCGCCCCCACTCCCATAAATCAGCCGCGGCTGGTTATTTAGGCACATGCCTATGaatacaacataaaataaagagtTAAATACACCCAATAATATCAGCCATAATctgaatgaagaaaaataatagtaaatattaaacCAAAGATACCAAAAGATCATTGaccaattataaatagtatagataattttttaaatgaaaatatccTTATCTTTAAACTTCTTGGAGATAATGTGAATAAAGATAGTTCTTAGGAATAATTCAACAATTTGAGCTCAAAATTGTTTACAACAAGTCTTGTGTTTGAACATGAATATGAGTGTAAAACGTAGATAAGTATCAATAAAAGTACCAAAGATAATAACATAGTATTGgcaattatgaataatatagTTATAGATATAGATAGATTTGTATATAGTTAATTGCCATGTGTTTAATTcacttatattaaaaaaaatgtatataggGTGGGTTTGAGAGACATGATCCAGTATCTCAGGCGTGTGGGGGGATTGTTTTCTGGGAGCAGGTGAAAGGAACTCAAAATCATAACCTTGGAAAGCAGTGATTGTGGTTGCATAGGAAGAAATGATTGTCTGACTGACACTCTTCACCTCAAGAAAAGTAAAGAAATGTGGAATTtactttgaaaatatatttacagcTTGCAGCTTGGATTTTTCTTTGACAGCTATGTCTAATTTGGCAACACAGAAGAATATTAAAACtctttcattattattatgaatgcATTCGTGAAACACGTTGCCGCaacaatctctctctctctctctctctctctctctttttataCCTCAGCTTCCTTACCTTATTTTGGTTTTAGTATTcttgaagtttgttttctggTCATCACTTCGTTTTCTCTTTTAAAAGTTTTGTCTTTGGATTGTTTCGCGTTTGATTTTTGAGGTTGTCTTGAATTTTGGTGAATCCGGTGCAGGAATTAAGAAAGTTTAAGGAAGATCTGTGAAGGGTTCTTACTGTTGAACTAGTTATTTTAAGATCAACGTAAGGTTGCTCACTATTTATTGCCTAACCCAATCATCACTATTTTCTGGATAGAGCCATTTCTTTCAGGTTTAGAAGACaatttagttgaaaaattCAGAACCCTTTTTAGATTGCGGCTAATTATTAAGGTTTCTGTATAATTCTTTAGCTTGAGGAAGCCAAGTTTTCGTTCTTGGATCGAACAGTTTCAGATTTGATCTGAAAATGGTGATTGGAAGTCTAAAATCCACAAACAGAGAGAAGTCAAGAAAGAGCAAGCAAGCAGTCATTGATGACAAAACTCCATTATTGCCTAACAAGCATGAGGAGGAGGATGGGTTTGATGAGTTCAATGGAGCTTCTTTCAGTGGGGCAGTGTTTAATCTATCGACCACCATTGTCGGTTCAGGGATCATGGCTTTACCTGCAACCATGAAAGTGTTGGGACTTATTCTTGGTGTTGCTGTAATAATCTTTATGGCATTCTTGACAGAAGCCTCTATTGAGTTTATGCTTCGTTTTAGTAGGACAGCAAAGGCCGTTTCTTATGGAGGTCTTATGGAGGATGCATTTGGGAAGTACGGGAGGATGGCCATCCAATTTTGTGTATTAGTCAACAATGTTGGTGGACTTGTTGTGTATATGATTATCATAGGTATAATTCGGAATTGCAATCTTCTGCGTATGACGTATATCTCTATCTATTACTTGTTGTTATGGTGATTGTCAAGTCACATTGATCTTACAGAGCTTTTGATGGTTAAGGTGATGTGCTCTCTGGAACGACATCTGGTGGAATTCACCACAACGGTGTCCTGGAAGGTTGGTTTGGAGAGCACTGGTGGACAGGACGATTTTTCATCCTCCTTATTACCACCCTTGCCATATTTGCACCATTAGCCAGCTTAAAGCGAATTGGTGAGTCCTTTCACGTTGGTTCTTATTTCAAGTTTAGTTAGGTAATGAAGGTGTCAAATGTGTTTCTTACGACTTAATGATAGTTTGAGAAGCTATTGTACACGTGCTGACACATACAGACCATAACGGATCGATTGATACAAGATACCTTATATGGACTTTCTTGGTGCatgagaatttttattttttcatttgatgttgaatttgatgatatgcttctaaggaagaaattgatgAACTCTGCTATGGCTACTGTTCTCCTCCATTGCAAGAAAAGCTGAATCTTTATTACATTTGTGTTTGCAGATTCATTGAGATACACATCTGCTTTGTCAGTTGCACTAGCTATGGTTTTCCTGATTGTTACTATGGGGATCACTCTCTTCAAATTGATCAACGGAACCATTCTGATGCCTAGATTGTTTCCTGATGTTACCAATCTCGCCTCATTCTTCAAACTCTTTACTGCAGTTCCTGTTCTTGTAACAGCCTACATCTGCCACTACAATGGTACGATATCACTTCAGATTGCAAATTCTTGTGTTTCTTGTATCAGGACGATCTTAGACCATCGTATAATGATGTATACTCAATACAGTAGCCACAAAGGTTATATCTAGTGATACAATATGCAACGGTACTGAGTTGGTGATTCTAAAAGATACAAGTTTCTCTGCAGTTCACTCAATAAACAATGAGCTTGAGGATAACACACGGATGAAGGCAGCAGTGAGAACTTCTCTTGCTCTCTGCTCGAGCGTATATGTGATGTCGAGCGTCTTCGGATTCCTCTTATTTGGCGATGCAACACTTGATGACGTACTTGCCAACTTCTCCACAGACCTCGGAATTCCATTTGGATCTTTGCTTAATGATGCAGTGCGCGTTAGCTATGCAGCCCACCTGATGCTTGTTTtccctattatattttacccACTACGGCTAAACTTAGACGGGCTTCTATTTCCATCTTCGAGGCCTTTGTCCTCAGACAACCTGAGGTTTGCATCACTCAGCACTGGGCTCATGATGGTGGTACTTTTAGGTGCAAATTTCATACCCAGCATTTGGGATGCTTTCCAGTTCACTGGAGCTACTGCTGCTGTTTGCATTGGTTTTATATTTCCTGCTGCAGTTACTCTAAGGTAAGTCTATGATTCGATCAAGCCActtgaaaatatcaaatgatcCACTTTCTTAGCAAGTTCTGCCAGTTTGTTTGTAGCCACTCTAGGGGTAACGAAATCATGATCATGATTCTGATTATTTGTCCGTCCTGTTGGTGCAGGGATCGATATGGGATAGCCACGAGAAGGGACAGGATGTTATCCATTTTCATGATTCTCCTTGCAGTGTTCTCAAATCTGGTGGCGATATACAGTGATGCCTATGCATTGTTCAAGAAGAATCCGTCTCTTCATAAATGATCGAACAAAGAATGATCGATCATATTCTTCGTTTGTTACTTGGAGACCTGCATTGGTAGCCTTAAAACGACTCAGTCGCCTTTCTTGGGTATTCTGTATGAACATAGCCTTAAAACAACTGAGTCGCCTTTCTTGGGTATTCTGTATGAACATACCAGCTCGAATAGTATTGTTGTTAAGGCATTGTATGTTCTATTTATTGTCGCAGAAATATTACTGTATGAAACTTGAATCTGTATCGAGTTTGTGGGAGcttcaaattacaataaatatacatacaaatcCTCCTCTCTCTCAATCATTTGAATTAGGCGCTTCACATAAACACCCTCAGTAAACTTGAAGCATCAATAAGCTTATTCGGAAATAAGGCCCATCATCAAGGCCTGAGTTCTTGAATATACGCTAATACAAGTCTTTCAAGTATTCATAAAAAAGAGGAAATCTTACTAAAAATCATGCTAATTAGGCTTCAAAACTAGACTATAGTTGATCGAATCATCGGGACAAATATCTATATGTACATCTCATTCCAACTCCAACCAGCTGAATGTGTATGTACGTACTTACTAACATGTAACAACAGAGATCACACAACTATAACTAACAAAAAGTTCCCACGACTTTTACAAAACTAATGGGCAAGGGATGAAACTTGGTGCACCCAACTAGCTATAGACAAAATTTAGCAGACTTACATCATCACGGAACATTACtatatctaaataaatatctatttacATTTACCAGCCCCCACAATATTCCAGTGCGCGTACTAATAAACCATGCGCAGGACGAAAAAGAGTGCCCATGGCTTTATGGTTTTCCAATGGTGGTTACGAAGGGAACAAGCCTTCTATAATCTCTCCGCCTCCCGAGTGCACAACTATCAAGAACTCGCCCTAGCATCAAACGAGTATTCTGGAGTGCTAACTCTTTTGCTGATATGCCTGATTCGATTGCATTAGCTTGCCCAGAATTCGTCAAGCCTGCCCCAAACCCGAATCCTGACGAAAACTGCAAAGGCCCACTTCGAGCTTTAAAAGAAGTCTGAGGTGCAAGGAACCTATCGTCTGTTCCACCAAATCCATTCTCAAAGGATCCTGGATCTTGTGGATGGGAACCGGGCAAGGAGCTACAGCTTTGTAAGAGTGCTTCCAGAACACTAAGTGCCTCCCAGCAAAGAGTACTCTCCACCAGCTGGGAGACTATTGCATACATATGTGGACTCTGAGCGGCATCCACAGGAGTATGCTGAAGCAGAGCCTTTAGCATAAGAAGTATAACCCGCTGATACTCAACCGGCCCCTTCTCCAGCAGCCGAAGGAGGTGCCCAAATGCCAGAGCCGAGTGTTTGGGGAACCACTCATTGCACAATAAGGGTGAAACACAAGCAAGAAGATTTTCAATGCCCTTGATCTCCCCAGAGGCATAAGCCATGAAGACAGTTGCTAGCTCATTCAAAGATTTTGCTTGACACCAGATCGCAATGTTGGTTGCAACAGTACAAGCCTTCTGGTACTGCTGCTGCAGTGGTGAAGCAGATCCCACCACAGCATCCTGACTGAGCTGTAAGCAAAGCCAGGGAAGTATGCCTGTAATATGCATCAAGAGCCGTGTTTCCGCATCACCAAATATTGAATCACAAGAAGGCACTGTTATCCGAGATAGAACCTCAATCGAAACACCATGACTGACAGTGGACATGAGTCCTTTAAGCACCAGAGGCTGCACTCCTTCAAATGCTGGCACCTTTGCCGTTGATAGTGATGCGTCAGAGATGTTTCTGGAGTCCATACGCTGAAAGTCAGAACTATCTGATGCACTTGTGTCTAGCTCATCACGCGGCATGCTTGAAAGCAGCACATTTTCTGTTGTTGTGTCCCGGAATGATAAACGATCTGTTACCCGAGAGAACAGCTCAAGCACCTGGCAGTATACATGAATAAAATCTGTGTGCATCATGGCAACACAACCCCAGAAAAGCTGGGGATAAAGTATTACTTTTTCAGGTTCCATATTTTCCACCATCACTTGCAAAGTCAACAATATTTCCATCACAAAACCCAAAACTGATGGTACAGGATTACCCAGGCACCTATGCAGACAGCGAAGCAGAGATACACATGCATCATTTGTGACACGTGGTCGTAGAGCACGGTATATTTGGTGTGATCGGCATGCAAGGTGTCTTGATGTGCATTCCATAGCCCATTTAAGTGCCTCTGCACCCCAAGTTTCCCTCAGATCACCTTGGAAAAATATTGCATCCACCATGCTCTGCACAAGAGCAGATAAGAGTGCTGCACTTGGGAGCTCTGTCCTGACAACTGTGGGGTCCTCATTCTCCCACATCATGCTACCTCTCTTTGACTGGACATATTTGATCAGGCTCACAACCTGCTGCTTGTTCTCTCCATCACTGTTTTCAACATCATACAGTTCTAAATGCCGACCAGCTAGTGAATACAGTAAATTAACAAGCAGGTGTTGGCAGTGCTCCAGCACAATATCCTCTGAACTGTCCATTGAGACGAATGTAACATGAAAGAGCAGGGGTAAATGCTCCCGAAAATCCTCATCATTCTCATATGCAATTTCTGCAAGCAGAATCAGCGCAATATCCGCCTGTGTCAATGTGTGTTGCTGATGGCCTTGTAACGCTGACTGAAGTTCTTTAGCATTGACGCCATGAGTTCCAACTCCTGAGTGCAATCCATCTTCCCCAGAATTCGGAGTGTCAATGAGGTAATCTCCACTGTCTCGAGATACATGGCGACTTCGCAAGCTACCCGTTGAACTTCGGACCCCCATTAGTGGTCCAGACATGTTAACTAATGCTGGTAGAAGTTGTCCAGACCGACCAGCAGTTACAGGAACAACATTCAGCTCTGGAGGCATAGGAGTCAACGGACCTGAAGCACTTCTCCCACCAACAGCAGCTGTTCTCCAGCTCAAGCTTCCACTTGTATTCCTCAGTGGTCCATCAAGCGATCCACGGACAAGTAAAGGTGACATGTGAGGCTGGCTATCCACAACAGAGGTGATTTGAGCCACTGCAGGCGCCTGAGAGAATTCCAAGACAACTCCTCCATCACCTTTATTAGCACTAAGTCTCAATGGTTCCACAGTATCTTCAAGCATCCGCTGAGCCAATTGGTAAACCAAGTGATCAATCGTACGCTGTGGGCAGATTCGAGCTAAATACAAACTAACCCTCTTGGCAACTGAGAAGTATGTGGCAAATGCTCCACTTATTTCTGCTGATGCATTTGAATCACAATCTTCGATCCCTTTAGTGATTAAGAAATCCAGAACCGGACTTATGTTCCTCGGCTTGCTAGCTATTGTGCTCCATAacttctcaatttcatcagGAAACTGATCTCCATGGCGCCATGTTACATAATAAAGGCTTTTCAACAATCTCTCACTCCAACCTGAATCCTTCAGTTTCCAAAAATTGAGATTCTCGATCCATGGAGCCATGCAGGTCAAGACTTGATGTTGTGCAATTATGTCCACTGCGTCGAGCTGCCTCTGCATGATCTCTTCACAAAGAAGTTGGCTCAGTTCTGGATGATCTTTAGCAAGTTTGCAAGAGAGTTTATACTGGAACTGTTGATAAGAGTCGGGAAGGTTGCCGACAACAGCAGCTCGATAGCTTCCTGCACCCTCAACACCATCCTCAGCCCATTCACGGAGTGAAAGTGTCTCNNNNNNNNNNTGGGTCCACGACTTTGTATAGGATCAGGCTCAATAACCTCTGAATTTCACATTTTGGTATCTCTTGACGCATGTAAACTTCAGCCAGCACACTGAAGTAGCCATCAGCTATCGCAGCATCAGAATAATAGCACTGCATTAAGTGTAAGCTTAGTAGTGTTTCTACTgcaaaataatcaataaatagaAATGGAGAACTGGAAATATGAACCCACGGCAACAAACACATGAAAGGAATATGTTTCCCAAATAAGCCCCACTGAGTGTTCACCATATCAAATTTACGATCATCACAGTGATATCAAATGTACTTAGAAAGCTCTAAATACATGATGTACTGGTGTGGACATCCAAAATGACGAGAATACATGAACAATGACCAAAAGCATAATATGCATGTGTCCATTCCTAACTCAAACACTTAATTTGAGAAGACATTTGCCATTCTACTTCAGAGAACGgacattaaatttttgtgttcAGAAACATGGTACAACAGAATTTCCTTCTGCATGGATAATGTCTTGCCAAATGAGCAAACAGACTACATTACAGGTTTCTTAGTTACCTGATCGATGCAGGCGGGAAATAGGTCCAAATTAGTGAGGAGGAGATTCTTCAACGCCAGTTTTGCCAGAGAGACACGATGGTGACCACCTCTATGCCTATCACGGCTAGTTGCTCCTCTCCCACCATCtccaatatattttgaataagcCGGAGTTCTTGGATCAGCTGGTGAAAAGCCAAAAGGTGCCCTGGGTGCTGGCTCAATAAATAGGCTATTGATCCAAGAAATTACCCGGCCACTCATCTTTCTCGCGTTGTCATCAAAACAAGGCCCATATAACAGAGAGGCCATTGCGTTCATGGATGCCCATTGGATTGCTTCGACCTGTTCACTCAATTCTTTATCAAATGAAAGTCTATCAATCGAGTCTTTTGACCGTGAATGCTGACTGGACTTGTAACGCTCAACTTCACGCCGATAATCACTGACACCATCCTGATTCCATGTACCACCTGTGTCATCAGCCCAGGTGAGGAGGAGATCAAAAAGTCTCTTTCTAGTTCTAACATCAAATTTCTCTGACTTtgaatcaacaaattcaggAGCCAAAGATCTTAGAACAGAAGCAAGTGCATATCGGAGAGGCTGAATCTCTTGGAAGTTCTCCGTAGGCGCAGTCAGAATCTGTCTAGTTGTTTCCTCAATGAACTTCAAGTAATGTAGGCGAAAAACTGGCTTGCGACCTAGCATGCCAGGCCATATTTTTTCAGCAACTGTCCgatatatatttgcaatgTGAACACGGAGTTCTTCGCGACGAGACTTTTGACTCTGCACAAATACCAGTGATATTTTGACTCAGTGGACCCAGAAGGACTATGATCGACTTCAGCAGCAGTCAAgcaaggaaaaaatataaaacatctGCACTATATTTAGTTTGCCACAAAATGAGATCTGAGTTTAATCCGAACCAGAAAGATCTCGGATTCTGACAATAATGATTTGATCAGTTTTACCTTTACAACATGAATATAACAACTGCATTTTGCTCTGAATCCAAATGGATCTTTTCTTTAAGTATTTATTCAATACATGACCAATTACATCATCTATTTTGCTGAAATGAATAGGTCCAATTCCTTCTGGAAAAAGATAATTCAAGCCACCATGGATTGTCTCCACAGTaaaacgaaaaagaaaaaaataaaagcaggAACTATGAATATAGAGAAGGTAAGAAAGAGGaagcaagaaaatatgaa encodes:
- the LOC105167507 gene encoding probable sodium-coupled neutral amino acid transporter 6 isoform X2; amino-acid sequence: MVIGSLKSTNREKSRKSKQAVIDDKTPLLPNKHEEEDGFDEFNGASFSGAVFNLSTTIVGSGIMALPATMKVLGLILGVAVIIFMAFLTEASIEFMLRFSRTAKAVSYGGLMEDAFGKYGRMAIQFCVLVNNVGGLVVYMIIIGDVLSGTTSGGIHHNGVLEGWFGEHWWTGRFFILLITTLAIFAPLASLKRIDSLRYTSALSVALAMVFLIVTMGITLFKLINGTILMPRLFPDVTNLASFFKLFTAVPVLVTAYICHYNVHSINNELEDNTRMKAAVRTSLALCSSVYVMSSVFGFLLFGDATLDDVLANFSTDLGIPFGSLLNDAVRVSYAAHLMLVFPIIFYPLRLNLDGLLFPSSRPLSSDNLRFASLSTGLMMVVLLGANFIPSIWDAFQFTGATAAVCIGFIFPAAVTLRDRYGIATRRDRMLSIFMILLAVFSNLVAIYSDAYALFKKNPSLHK
- the LOC105167507 gene encoding probable sodium-coupled neutral amino acid transporter 6 isoform X1, whose translation is MVIGSLKSTNREKSRKSKQAVIDDKTPLLPNKHEEEDGFDEFNGASFSGAVFNLSTTIVGSGIMALPATMKVLGLILGVAVIIFMAFLTEASIEFMLRFSRTAKAVSYGGLMEDAFGKYGRMAIQFCVLVNNVGGLVVYMIIIGDVLSGTTSGGIHHNGVLEGWFGEHWWTGRFFILLITTLAIFAPLASLKRIDSLRYTSALSVALAMVFLIVTMGITLFKLINGTILMPRLFPDVTNLASFFKLFTAVPVLVTAYICHYNVHSINNELEDNTRMKAAVRTSLALCSSVYVMSSVFGFLLFGDATLDDVLANFSTDLGIPFGSLLNDAVRVSYAAHLMLVFPIIFYPLRLNLDGLLFPSSRPLSSDNLRFASLSTGLMMVVLLGANFIPSIWDAFQFTGATAAVCIGFIFPAAVTLSWCRDRYGIATRRDRMLSIFMILLAVFSNLVAIYSDAYALFKKNPSLHK